A section of the Veillonella criceti genome encodes:
- the ffh gene encoding signal recognition particle protein: MAFDNLTQKLEEVFKSLKGKGKISEDDLKQALRQVRLALIEADVNLGVVKDFINRIKEKAIGEEVYGSLNPVQTVIKIVKDELTELLGGVQSGITISSKPPTVIMLVGLQGAGKTTTAGKLAVYLRKKGKHPMLVAADVYRPAAIKQLQVVGKQIDIPVFANETPGANPVDIARDAIAASTSMLKDVVIIDTAGRLAIDETLMTELVNIKQSVRPHEILLVVDAMIGQDAVQTAQTFNERLGIDGVVMTKLDGDAKGGAALSIKSVTGRPIKFMGTSEKMDGLEEFRPEGMASRILDLGDLGALIDRTKELVNEEEAKELAIKMQRNEFTLDDFLKQMNQVRKMGKFQDLIGLIPGMGKIKDQLKDIDLDSKEIRRIEAIIQSMTSKEKANPKILNGSRRKRIAMGSGTRVQDVNRLIKQFEEAQKMMKKMGSMRKGKKGMLPKLPNLPFMG; encoded by the coding sequence ATGGCTTTTGATAATTTAACACAAAAATTGGAAGAAGTCTTTAAGTCCTTAAAAGGCAAGGGGAAGATTAGCGAAGACGATTTAAAACAAGCCTTGCGTCAAGTGCGCTTAGCCTTAATTGAAGCAGATGTCAACTTAGGCGTTGTTAAAGATTTTATCAATCGTATTAAAGAAAAAGCCATTGGTGAAGAAGTATATGGATCTCTTAATCCGGTACAAACTGTTATTAAAATTGTTAAAGATGAATTAACAGAATTACTTGGTGGGGTACAAAGTGGTATTACTATTTCTTCTAAACCGCCAACAGTAATTATGCTGGTTGGTTTACAAGGGGCTGGTAAAACGACAACAGCTGGTAAATTAGCAGTGTATCTTCGTAAAAAGGGGAAACATCCTATGCTAGTAGCTGCTGACGTATATCGTCCAGCGGCGATTAAACAGTTGCAAGTTGTAGGCAAGCAAATTGATATCCCTGTATTTGCTAATGAAACGCCTGGTGCCAATCCTGTAGATATTGCTCGTGATGCAATTGCAGCTAGTACCTCTATGTTGAAAGATGTAGTGATTATCGATACGGCTGGTCGGTTGGCTATTGATGAGACTTTAATGACAGAGCTTGTTAATATTAAACAGTCGGTACGCCCACATGAAATCCTCTTAGTTGTGGATGCTATGATTGGTCAAGATGCTGTACAAACCGCCCAGACGTTTAATGAACGGTTAGGCATTGATGGCGTAGTTATGACTAAACTTGACGGCGATGCCAAAGGTGGTGCTGCTTTATCTATTAAATCAGTGACTGGTCGTCCTATCAAATTTATGGGGACTAGTGAAAAGATGGATGGTCTGGAAGAGTTCCGACCAGAAGGCATGGCTTCGCGTATCCTTGACTTAGGTGACTTAGGTGCTTTGATTGACCGTACTAAAGAATTGGTTAATGAAGAAGAAGCTAAGGAATTAGCCATTAAAATGCAACGCAATGAATTCACCTTAGATGACTTCCTCAAACAGATGAACCAAGTTCGTAAAATGGGAAAATTCCAAGATTTAATTGGTTTAATCCCTGGTATGGGTAAGATTAAAGATCAACTAAAAGATATTGATTTAGATAGTAAAGAAATTCGCCGTATTGAAGCGATTATCCAGTCGATGACGTCAAAAGAGAAAGCGAATCCTAAAATATTGAACGGGTCCCGCCGTAAGCGTATTGCTATGGGGTCTGGTACTCGGGTGCAAGATGTAAACCGCCTGATTAAGCAGTTTGAAGAAGCACAAAAAATGATGAAAAAGATGGGATCTATGCGTAAAGGTAAAAAAGGTATGCTACCAAAACTGCCAAACTTACCATTTATGGGTTGA
- the ruvA gene encoding Holliday junction branch migration protein RuvA, with protein sequence MIGFVRGIVSHIFAGSCFVDVHGVGYRLYISGSTRDSLVEGTEVLLYTHMSVREDAIQLYGFASQDEYDLFMLLISVSGIGPKVGLGILSGLSVDGIKVAIMNGELGTLTKLPGIGKKSAERLVLELKDKIGKFTTAPSNATVATSVSPAITRLGVAGEVAEALLSLGYKESEFTEVLTQLDDGQQEVATLLRQVLSELGKGR encoded by the coding sequence ATGATTGGATTTGTGCGAGGTATAGTGAGTCATATTTTTGCTGGCTCTTGTTTTGTTGATGTGCATGGTGTAGGGTATCGACTTTATATTTCTGGGAGTACACGTGATAGTTTAGTGGAAGGAACGGAAGTTCTTTTATATACACATATGAGTGTGCGTGAAGATGCTATTCAGCTCTATGGATTTGCATCACAAGATGAATATGATTTGTTTATGCTGTTGATTTCGGTATCCGGTATTGGTCCCAAGGTGGGTTTAGGGATTTTATCGGGGCTTTCGGTAGATGGCATTAAAGTCGCTATTATGAATGGTGAATTGGGAACACTTACAAAATTACCTGGAATTGGCAAAAAATCGGCAGAACGATTAGTTCTTGAATTAAAAGATAAAATTGGGAAATTTACAACGGCGCCTAGTAATGCTACTGTGGCAACTAGCGTTTCACCGGCCATTACTCGTTTAGGGGTAGCTGGTGAGGTGGCAGAAGCACTGCTTTCATTAGGCTATAAAGAGTCTGAATTTACTGAGGTGCTAACACAATTGGATGATGGGCAACAAGAGGTAGCTACCTTGTTACGTCAAGTATTATCTGAATTGGGAAAAGGTAGGTAA
- a CDS encoding SpoIID/LytB domain-containing protein encodes MISKHWRGVVATTLLTSVLMYGAVADAAMITVTKEGNSSTTSTATMATATTTKTTAVIHSGKSQTITKNTATTPKTPTITKTSKVSKVSKVPAFSEGVEAQIPDIRVLLGTRNSSWVAAGSGKMAVYALNKSALPKVTAGDAVVVAVKNHKITVNGKAVDGGVYIKSWQGNTPGTVTVDSKPYRGAIKVVPTSSGAMMLINEVDLEEYLYGVVPAEVVPSWPQEALKAQAVAARTYALYNRQRSTNKAYDVQPNTNHQVYNGQAAEFVSTSKAVDATKGMVIKYKGQLIEAFFHADGGGYTENSENVWGSVVPYLRGVKDYAQHGDSSAWTVKLTRSAMEQKLKAAGKDMGTLKEIKISTLRKRPMQQADRGVSGRVLTAQFIGSKKSFTLSGDTIMKIFGLKSTLFDFYVNVKAPATADSFKKPKAYHTFKKASDTVSIRGYGWGHGLGLSQWGAAAMAAKAPAKANDYYKQILKHYYTGVSVEKEY; translated from the coding sequence ATGATAAGTAAACATTGGCGAGGCGTAGTGGCGACGACATTACTTACCTCCGTCCTTATGTATGGTGCGGTAGCTGATGCGGCTATGATTACGGTGACAAAAGAAGGTAATTCTAGTACGACTTCAACAGCTACAATGGCTACAGCGACTACGACTAAAACTACGGCTGTAATACATTCGGGTAAGTCACAGACAATTACAAAAAATACGGCAACAACTCCAAAAACTCCAACAATTACAAAAACTTCAAAAGTTTCAAAAGTTTCAAAAGTACCTGCTTTTTCAGAAGGTGTAGAGGCACAAATTCCTGATATTCGAGTGTTACTTGGAACTCGGAATAGTTCATGGGTAGCAGCGGGTAGTGGCAAGATGGCTGTATATGCATTAAATAAATCAGCCTTACCTAAGGTTACCGCTGGTGATGCCGTAGTGGTAGCGGTGAAGAATCATAAAATTACTGTTAATGGTAAAGCGGTAGATGGTGGTGTGTATATTAAATCGTGGCAAGGCAATACCCCAGGTACTGTAACTGTGGATAGTAAACCGTATCGAGGCGCTATAAAAGTCGTACCTACTTCTTCGGGGGCGATGATGCTTATTAATGAAGTGGATTTAGAAGAATACTTATATGGTGTAGTGCCTGCTGAAGTTGTACCTAGTTGGCCACAAGAAGCCTTAAAAGCACAAGCGGTAGCTGCGCGTACGTATGCTTTGTATAATAGGCAACGAAGTACTAATAAAGCCTATGATGTGCAACCAAATACCAATCATCAGGTGTATAATGGACAAGCGGCTGAGTTTGTTAGCACTAGTAAGGCTGTAGATGCGACTAAAGGTATGGTAATAAAATACAAAGGGCAATTAATAGAAGCCTTTTTCCATGCTGATGGTGGTGGTTATACTGAAAATAGTGAAAATGTATGGGGCAGTGTAGTACCTTATTTGCGTGGTGTTAAGGACTATGCACAACATGGTGATAGTTCCGCTTGGACGGTGAAGTTAACTCGTTCCGCTATGGAGCAAAAATTGAAAGCCGCAGGTAAGGATATGGGCACGTTAAAAGAGATTAAAATAAGTACATTACGGAAACGACCTATGCAACAAGCTGATCGTGGTGTGTCAGGGCGTGTGTTAACGGCTCAGTTTATTGGGTCTAAGAAATCCTTTACTTTGAGTGGCGATACAATTATGAAAATCTTTGGTCTTAAATCGACTTTATTTGATTTTTATGTAAATGTTAAAGCACCGGCTACAGCAGATAGTTTTAAAAAGCCTAAAGCGTACCATACATTTAAGAAAGCAAGTGATACGGTAAGCATCCGTGGGTATGGCTGGGGGCATGGTTTAGGCCTATCTCAGTGGGGCGCAGCGGCAATGGCGGCTAAGGCGCCAGCCAAAGCTAACGATTACTATAAACAAATTTTGAAACATTATTATACAGGCGTTTCAGTAGAAAAAGAATATTAA
- the trmD gene encoding tRNA (guanosine(37)-N1)-methyltransferase TrmD, with product MKIDIISLFPEFFAAFFDHSIIKRAVAANRLTMAVTNPRDFAHNKHNQVDDTPYGGGAGMLMMAPPIFEAVEHVLGVKPELPATELRKRVIFLGPTGETFNQAKARELATYDQLVLICGHYEGVDYRVEEHLVDETISIGDFVLTGGELPAMIVADAVARMIPGILGAASGAMEDSFYRPILEGPQYTKPPVYRDWSVPDVLRSGHHQNIANWRLQQALLRTLKLRPDLLDRELTGEEERAIKELKKQGLWNP from the coding sequence ATGAAAATTGACATTATTTCTTTATTCCCTGAGTTCTTTGCTGCTTTTTTTGATCATTCTATTATTAAACGAGCTGTAGCGGCTAATCGATTGACTATGGCTGTGACCAATCCTCGAGATTTTGCTCATAATAAACATAATCAAGTGGACGATACACCCTATGGTGGTGGGGCTGGTATGCTTATGATGGCGCCACCCATTTTTGAAGCTGTGGAGCATGTATTAGGGGTTAAACCAGAACTACCGGCTACAGAGCTTCGCAAACGGGTGATTTTTTTAGGGCCTACGGGTGAAACGTTTAATCAAGCTAAGGCGCGTGAATTAGCAACATATGATCAACTTGTTTTAATTTGCGGACATTATGAAGGTGTTGATTATCGCGTTGAGGAACATCTTGTTGATGAAACAATTTCTATTGGTGATTTTGTGCTTACAGGTGGAGAATTGCCAGCTATGATTGTGGCAGATGCAGTGGCACGTATGATTCCCGGTATTTTAGGTGCCGCCTCAGGGGCTATGGAAGACTCTTTTTATCGTCCTATTTTAGAAGGTCCACAATATACAAAGCCACCAGTGTATCGAGATTGGTCAGTACCTGATGTATTGCGTAGTGGACATCACCAAAATATAGCAAATTGGCGACTGCAACAGGCATTATTACGTACTTTAAAGCTTCGCCCTGATTTATTAGATAGAGAATTAACGGGCGAAGAAGAACGAGCCATTAAAGAATTAAAAAAACAAGGTCTATGGAATCCATAA
- a CDS encoding PadR family transcriptional regulator has protein sequence MKTQLKKGVIELLVLGLLTQKNHYGYEIVDTISDYVEMSEGSIYPLLKRLQKDTLVETYWEESISGPPRKYYRITATGKVNYREMLLEWQDFSSAVNRFLEGVEQHD, from the coding sequence ATGAAAACACAACTTAAGAAAGGAGTTATAGAACTATTAGTATTAGGCCTATTAACTCAAAAAAACCACTATGGGTATGAAATTGTTGACACTATTTCAGACTATGTAGAAATGTCAGAAGGATCCATCTATCCCCTTTTGAAACGTTTACAAAAAGATACCCTAGTTGAAACCTATTGGGAAGAATCCATCAGTGGACCACCACGAAAATATTATCGAATTACTGCCACTGGCAAAGTAAACTACCGTGAAATGTTATTAGAATGGCAAGACTTCTCCAGTGCAGTCAATCGTTTTTTAGAAGGAGTGGAACAGCATGACTAA
- the ruvB gene encoding Holliday junction branch migration DNA helicase RuvB — protein sequence MKEEIRVADNEMRIVGKEEQLGDSWQFSLRPRYLKEYIGQTDAKNNLKVYIQAAKERQEALDHVLLYGPPGLGKTTLAGIIANEMGVNFRITSGPAIERPGDLAALLTNLQAHDVLFIDEIHRLSRSVEEVLYSAMEDYSLDIIVGKGPSARSVRIDLPPFTLVGATTKAGALSGPLRDRFGIISHLEYYKQEELEFIVKRAADVLNTTITETGASEIARRSRGTPRIANRLLKRVRDVAQVLGNGVITDVIADDALERLDIDQIGLDRIDRRVLLAIIDKFQGGPVGIDTIAASISEERDTIEDVYEPYLMQLGFLVRTSRGRMATQLAYDHLGIVNPNASVNKEGV from the coding sequence ATGAAAGAAGAAATACGAGTAGCTGATAATGAAATGCGTATTGTAGGTAAGGAAGAGCAATTGGGCGATTCCTGGCAATTCAGTTTGCGTCCGCGATATTTAAAAGAATATATTGGTCAAACGGATGCAAAAAATAATTTAAAAGTTTATATACAAGCTGCTAAAGAGCGGCAAGAAGCCTTAGATCATGTATTGCTGTATGGACCGCCAGGCCTTGGCAAAACGACCTTAGCAGGTATCATTGCTAATGAGATGGGGGTTAATTTCCGCATTACGTCAGGCCCTGCCATTGAGCGACCTGGTGATTTAGCGGCTTTGCTTACGAATCTACAAGCCCATGATGTATTATTTATCGATGAAATTCACCGCTTATCGCGCAGTGTAGAGGAAGTGCTGTATTCAGCGATGGAAGATTATTCTTTAGATATTATTGTTGGCAAAGGGCCGAGTGCACGATCTGTTCGCATTGATTTGCCGCCATTTACTTTGGTAGGGGCCACAACTAAGGCAGGTGCTTTGTCAGGGCCATTACGTGATCGTTTTGGCATTATTAGTCATTTAGAATACTATAAGCAAGAAGAGTTGGAATTTATTGTAAAGCGGGCCGCCGATGTATTAAATACTACTATTACTGAAACAGGGGCCTCTGAAATTGCACGACGTTCTCGAGGAACCCCGCGTATCGCTAATCGTCTTCTGAAGCGGGTGCGCGATGTAGCTCAAGTATTAGGGAATGGTGTTATTACCGATGTTATTGCGGATGATGCATTAGAGCGGTTAGATATTGATCAAATTGGCTTAGACCGAATTGATAGACGAGTTTTACTGGCCATTATTGATAAATTCCAAGGTGGCCCAGTAGGAATTGATACCATTGCGGCTTCGATTAGCGAAGAGCGAGATACGATTGAAGATGTGTATGAACCGTATTTAATGCAGCTCGGTTTTTTAGTGCGTACAAGTCGAGGTCGTATGGCAACACAATTAGCTTATGATCATTTAGGCATTGTAAATCCTAATGCAAGCGTTAATAAGGAGGGCGTATGA
- the ruvC gene encoding crossover junction endodeoxyribonuclease RuvC codes for MRIIGIDPGTAICGYGIIDVEGSRLKTVAYGAITTTPQDTDAMRLEILFNDLSDVLEEYRPDKFGIEKLFFNRNVTTAITVAQARGVILLAANQQRIPIYEYTPLQVKQAVVGYGKATKEQVIYMTMNMLGIREKIKPDDTADALAIAICTAHSSHNEDLRRRIQI; via the coding sequence GTGCGTATTATAGGTATAGATCCGGGAACTGCTATATGCGGATATGGCATAATTGATGTAGAAGGAAGCCGGTTAAAAACGGTAGCATATGGCGCTATTACAACGACGCCACAAGATACTGATGCAATGCGCCTTGAAATATTATTTAATGATTTGAGTGATGTTTTAGAAGAGTATCGACCAGATAAATTCGGCATTGAAAAATTATTTTTTAACCGAAATGTGACGACTGCTATTACAGTGGCTCAGGCTCGCGGTGTTATTCTATTAGCGGCGAATCAACAACGAATACCTATTTATGAGTATACTCCTTTACAAGTAAAGCAAGCTGTTGTGGGCTATGGGAAAGCAACAAAAGAGCAAGTCATCTATATGACTATGAATATGTTGGGAATTCGTGAAAAGATTAAGCCTGATGATACGGCGGATGCATTGGCTATTGCCATTTGTACGGCGCATAGTTCTCATAATGAAGATTTACGGCGACGCATTCAAATATGA
- a CDS encoding gamma-glutamyl-gamma-aminobutyrate hydrolase family protein → MKPRIAITADTYMEATSRTNLQRAPFVSRELVEVIAKLGCIPFILPDVTNAIGEEYLDLYDGLIIHGGPDVDPHLFGEEPIRQIGMINYKRDLFERELILAAAKVKKPVLGICKGAQMINVALGGTLYQDLDSQCEDVYIKHSQEAPGGYPTHTVNVAKDSFLHSVLGLTALVNSRHHQAIRDVPAGFMITATSPDGVVEGIENKEASIVGVQWHPENMWQEHEEMYALFEAFVAKVKDRM, encoded by the coding sequence ATGAAACCACGTATTGCTATTACTGCTGATACTTATATGGAGGCTACTTCACGGACTAATTTGCAACGAGCTCCCTTTGTGTCTCGCGAATTAGTAGAGGTTATTGCTAAATTAGGTTGCATTCCTTTTATTTTACCAGATGTAACGAATGCGATCGGGGAAGAGTATTTAGATTTATATGATGGCTTAATCATTCATGGAGGTCCTGATGTGGACCCTCATTTATTTGGCGAAGAACCAATTCGTCAAATTGGTATGATCAATTATAAGCGTGATTTGTTTGAGCGAGAGTTGATATTAGCCGCTGCTAAAGTGAAAAAGCCAGTGCTGGGTATATGTAAAGGAGCACAGATGATTAATGTTGCTTTGGGTGGCACATTGTATCAGGACCTTGACTCTCAATGTGAAGATGTATATATTAAGCATTCACAAGAGGCACCGGGGGGTTATCCTACACATACGGTAAATGTTGCTAAAGATAGTTTTTTGCATTCTGTATTAGGTTTAACAGCGTTAGTTAATTCCCGTCATCATCAAGCCATCCGTGATGTGCCAGCTGGATTTATGATTACGGCTACAAGTCCTGATGGCGTGGTAGAAGGTATTGAAAATAAAGAGGCTTCTATTGTAGGTGTTCAGTGGCACCCGGAAAATATGTGGCAAGAACATGAGGAAATGTATGCTTTATTTGAGGCATTTGTGGCTAAGGTAAAGGATAGAATGTAG
- a CDS encoding DUF1700 domain-containing protein, translating to MTKEQYLDLLRYYFRQAKAEDLQEIISDYEEHFRSGYEQNLTDEDIIRALGEPKQIYEAYLSEGIITEKKGLLKGDLKEDLKDMFDKAQEEFHTTMKPQLPHYWQEASKAVFLTSGTLAYALAALCWFITLIITYLLSIQWQPLADVAPLPAVSLVTVGAFCLTGIGAGLTCLFIGQECFKHYKTQKAKEVLG from the coding sequence ATGACTAAAGAACAATATTTAGATTTATTACGCTATTACTTTCGTCAAGCCAAGGCGGAAGACCTGCAAGAGATTATTAGCGACTACGAAGAGCACTTTCGTAGCGGCTATGAACAAAACTTAACAGACGAAGACATTATTCGCGCCCTTGGTGAACCTAAGCAAATTTATGAAGCCTATCTATCAGAAGGTATCATAACTGAAAAGAAGGGGCTCTTAAAAGGTGATTTAAAAGAAGACCTAAAAGATATGTTTGATAAAGCCCAAGAAGAATTTCATACAACGATGAAACCTCAACTTCCTCATTATTGGCAAGAAGCTTCTAAAGCCGTTTTCCTTACCAGTGGTACTTTAGCTTATGCGTTAGCGGCTCTATGCTGGTTTATAACGTTAATCATAACGTATCTATTAAGCATCCAATGGCAACCATTAGCTGATGTAGCGCCATTACCAGCCGTCTCACTTGTTACGGTAGGTGCCTTTTGCCTAACAGGTATCGGTGCTGGCCTTACTTGTCTTTTTATCGGTCAAGAATGTTTTAAACACTATAAAACGCAAAAAGCGAAGGAGGTTCTCGGATGA
- the rpsP gene encoding 30S ribosomal protein S16, which produces MLKIRLTRLGAKKAPFYRIVVADSRAPREGRPVDTIGQYDATKSPAIINIDEEKALTWLGNGAQPTDTVRSLFKQHGVMQKFADAKK; this is translated from the coding sequence ATGTTAAAAATTCGTTTGACTCGTTTGGGTGCTAAAAAAGCTCCGTTCTATCGTATTGTTGTAGCCGACTCCCGCGCTCCTCGTGAGGGCCGTCCAGTAGATACGATTGGTCAGTACGATGCAACTAAGTCCCCAGCTATTATCAATATTGATGAAGAAAAAGCATTGACTTGGTTGGGTAATGGTGCACAGCCAACTGACACTGTTCGCTCCCTTTTCAAACAGCACGGTGTTATGCAGAAATTTGCTGACGCTAAGAAGTAA
- a CDS encoding KH domain-containing protein, which produces MKELITLIAKSLVKQPEAVSVTVTVKGDVEVYEVHVAPEDMGKVIGKQGRIAKAIRAVAKAAAIKENKKISVDIV; this is translated from the coding sequence ATGAAAGAATTAATTACATTAATTGCGAAGTCATTGGTTAAGCAGCCTGAAGCCGTTTCTGTTACCGTGACCGTAAAAGGCGATGTGGAAGTTTATGAAGTCCACGTTGCACCGGAAGACATGGGTAAGGTTATTGGAAAGCAGGGCAGAATTGCTAAAGCAATCCGAGCTGTCGCAAAAGCAGCAGCTATTAAAGAAAACAAAAAGATATCCGTTGATATTGTCTAA
- a CDS encoding YlqD family protein yields MEEMTVRVPVTIKSKVTEGLKAKLVADLQQRLELVEQDLQQIEFQAKRLLSEQAKLDAQGLIQLRQQIEEEKQKRLNFKAEVAAKLKDAEKLELGSEIAQGTMEQTITVKIGDDLDSLMGSEILLEDGKIVAFRQ; encoded by the coding sequence ATGGAAGAAATGACGGTACGCGTCCCAGTGACGATTAAGTCAAAAGTTACAGAAGGGCTCAAAGCTAAGCTTGTTGCCGATCTTCAGCAGCGTTTAGAGCTAGTTGAGCAAGACTTACAGCAAATTGAGTTTCAAGCAAAACGCTTATTAAGCGAACAGGCTAAACTTGATGCACAAGGCCTTATTCAATTACGCCAGCAGATTGAAGAAGAAAAGCAAAAACGTTTAAACTTTAAGGCGGAAGTAGCAGCCAAATTAAAGGATGCGGAAAAGCTTGAACTTGGTTCTGAGATTGCTCAGGGCACTATGGAACAGACCATTACGGTTAAAATCGGGGATGACCTTGATTCCTTAATGGGTTCTGAAATCTTGCTTGAAGATGGCAAGATTGTAGCATTTCGCCAGTAA
- the queA gene encoding tRNA preQ1(34) S-adenosylmethionine ribosyltransferase-isomerase QueA translates to MQVTDFDYELPEELIAQHPVEPRDTSRLMTLDKVTGALSHKEHFYDILDELTDNDVLVFNDTKVIPARLYGHRKGSGGKVEVLLLTPCGDNKWECLVKPGKKCPVGQELVFDDRLTGLVVDKTSFGGRIIQFEAQGVFDDIIQEIGEMPLPPYIHEKLADKDRYQTVYAREKGSAAAPTAGLHFTPELLERIKAKGVTLAFVTLHVGLGTFRPVSVDTIEDHEMHSEYYVVTAETAKTINEARQAGKRIIAVGTTSVRTLESATKNGVLQAGHDWTQIFIYPGYEYKMVDALITNFHLPQSTLLMLISALAGREHCLKAYEEAVKERYRFFSFGDAMFIR, encoded by the coding sequence ATGCAGGTAACAGATTTTGATTATGAATTACCGGAAGAGTTGATAGCACAACATCCCGTAGAACCACGTGATACGTCACGTTTGATGACATTGGATAAAGTGACGGGAGCTCTTAGTCATAAAGAACATTTTTATGATATTTTAGATGAATTGACTGATAATGATGTTCTTGTATTTAATGATACTAAAGTCATTCCAGCTCGCCTGTATGGCCATCGCAAGGGTAGCGGTGGTAAGGTAGAGGTGTTATTATTGACACCTTGTGGTGATAATAAGTGGGAATGCTTGGTAAAGCCTGGTAAAAAATGTCCCGTTGGTCAAGAGTTGGTTTTTGATGATCGTTTGACGGGGCTTGTAGTTGATAAAACGAGTTTTGGTGGACGTATTATTCAGTTTGAGGCACAAGGTGTTTTTGATGATATTATTCAAGAAATTGGTGAAATGCCTTTACCTCCATATATTCATGAAAAGTTAGCAGATAAAGACCGCTATCAGACGGTCTATGCTCGTGAAAAAGGATCGGCGGCAGCGCCTACAGCGGGTTTACATTTTACGCCTGAGTTATTAGAACGTATTAAGGCCAAAGGCGTAACCTTAGCTTTTGTAACACTTCATGTGGGGTTAGGTACTTTCCGACCTGTGTCAGTTGATACTATTGAAGATCATGAAATGCATAGTGAATATTATGTTGTAACTGCTGAAACGGCAAAGACTATCAATGAGGCTCGACAAGCTGGTAAGCGGATTATTGCGGTAGGGACAACGTCAGTGCGTACTTTAGAATCGGCTACTAAAAATGGAGTATTACAAGCTGGACATGATTGGACTCAAATTTTTATTTACCCTGGTTATGAATATAAAATGGTAGATGCACTGATTACCAATTTCCATTTACCGCAATCCACATTATTGATGCTCATCAGTGCATTAGCTGGCCGTGAACATTGTCTAAAAGCCTATGAAGAAGCTGTTAAGGAACGGTATCGCTTCTTTAGCTTTGGTGATGCCATGTTTATACGATAA
- a CDS encoding putative DNA-binding protein — translation MEERVLISLLLDFYGALLTERQKQCLVLHHEDDMSLGEIAEQLGVSRQAIYDNIERARQLLEMYESKLHLVAQYEQRESLVAAMRKELAHLQSRMKDAEFQTSTNTLYQLVAQMEG, via the coding sequence ATGGAAGAACGAGTATTGATTAGCTTGCTATTAGACTTCTATGGCGCTCTATTAACGGAGCGTCAAAAACAATGTTTAGTGTTGCACCATGAGGATGATATGTCGTTAGGTGAGATTGCGGAACAATTAGGCGTTTCACGACAAGCCATTTATGATAATATCGAGCGAGCTAGACAGCTATTAGAAATGTATGAAAGTAAATTACACTTAGTCGCACAATATGAACAACGTGAATCCCTAGTGGCGGCTATGCGTAAGGAATTGGCTCATTTACAAAGTCGTATGAAGGATGCTGAGTTCCAGACTTCTACGAATACTTTATATCAATTAGTCGCACAGATGGAGGGATAA
- the rimM gene encoding ribosome maturation factor RimM (Essential for efficient processing of 16S rRNA), which produces MDRNELITIGIIVAPHGVRGDLRIMPQTDFPDRFLTMDVCYIDGKEYHITSARFHKQFILATFKEVPDRNTAELMARKEIQVRRDDLVELPEGRYYIFDIIGLTVEDTKGNVLGTVSDVLQPGANDVYVVTQEGQPDLLLPVLDHVILDINIEAGKIIADPPEWI; this is translated from the coding sequence ATGGATAGAAATGAACTAATTACCATAGGTATTATCGTTGCCCCGCACGGTGTGCGGGGTGATCTTCGTATAATGCCTCAAACCGATTTTCCTGATCGGTTTTTAACGATGGATGTTTGCTACATTGATGGTAAAGAATACCACATTACATCTGCTCGTTTTCATAAACAATTTATTTTAGCTACCTTTAAAGAAGTACCTGATCGTAATACGGCTGAATTGATGGCTCGTAAAGAGATTCAAGTCCGGCGTGATGATTTAGTAGAGCTTCCAGAAGGTCGTTATTATATCTTTGATATTATTGGCCTTACCGTGGAGGATACAAAGGGGAATGTGCTTGGCACAGTGTCTGATGTATTACAACCAGGAGCAAATGATGTGTATGTGGTAACACAAGAGGGGCAACCTGATTTGTTGTTGCCGGTACTGGATCATGTGATTTTAGACATTAATATTGAAGCAGGCAAAATTATTGCAGATCCACCAGAATGGATTTAA